A single Pseudomonas putida DNA region contains:
- a CDS encoding phospholipase D family protein, protein MELISTANALQAHLKRLIEGHDSISFGVAWASATTDVYNALIKNKTKIRSGVVGIHFYQTDAQVLLDFAGFEHVKFVMQPDGVFHPKVFLFRSDNSWEAIIGSANLTAGALGKNTELSTLITHRDGLNIQEIQSLIEGYSQNARVVTEDDAKRYQAIRDARKPQLDKLMDLYGERAAGKAAIDSSVMTLDWESYLVLLKEDKQHGFNERLAFLDQIKVAFASAPTFQDLDGDTRRAIAGLPNKVMASAAWFGSMRGAGVYKNVVIERPEPLSRALEHIPEKGTVTKAQFNKFIAHYRSAFPDGRDGIGTATRLLSMKRPDQFLCVDSANRKLLARDVGLVRPDQLDYLRYWDEVIERIMDAPWWRSAAPPSGLALKAWNARAAMLDALFYQPRSK, encoded by the coding sequence ATGGAACTCATCAGTACCGCAAATGCGCTGCAAGCGCATCTCAAACGTCTCATCGAAGGCCACGACTCCATTTCCTTCGGCGTTGCTTGGGCATCAGCAACCACTGATGTCTATAACGCTTTAATCAAAAATAAGACGAAGATCCGCAGCGGTGTGGTGGGCATTCATTTCTACCAGACTGACGCTCAAGTACTGTTGGATTTCGCAGGCTTCGAACACGTCAAATTCGTGATGCAGCCTGACGGCGTTTTCCACCCAAAGGTTTTCCTTTTCCGCAGTGATAACAGCTGGGAAGCCATCATTGGTAGTGCGAATCTGACTGCTGGTGCGCTGGGCAAAAATACGGAACTCAGTACATTGATAACTCACCGAGACGGTCTGAATATCCAGGAAATTCAGAGTCTTATCGAAGGGTATAGCCAGAACGCGCGCGTCGTAACCGAAGATGACGCAAAACGGTATCAGGCCATTCGAGACGCGAGGAAACCTCAGCTTGATAAACTGATGGACCTTTATGGAGAGCGAGCTGCAGGTAAGGCGGCCATTGACTCTAGCGTTATGACGTTGGACTGGGAAAGCTATCTGGTGTTGCTGAAAGAGGACAAGCAACACGGCTTCAACGAGCGCTTGGCATTTCTGGATCAAATCAAGGTTGCTTTCGCCAGTGCTCCAACCTTCCAAGACCTTGATGGAGACACACGAAGGGCAATTGCGGGTTTGCCAAATAAAGTCATGGCATCTGCTGCTTGGTTTGGTTCGATGCGGGGCGCAGGTGTTTACAAGAATGTGGTTATAGAAAGGCCCGAGCCTTTGTCGAGAGCCCTGGAGCATATTCCTGAAAAAGGCACCGTCACCAAGGCGCAGTTCAACAAATTCATCGCACATTACCGCAGTGCTTTCCCTGATGGGCGTGACGGAATCGGTACGGCTACACGCTTGCTCAGCATGAAACGACCTGATCAGTTTCTTTGTGTCGACAGCGCTAATCGAAAACTATTGGCCAGAGATGTTGGACTGGTTCGACCTGACCAACTGGACTACCTGCGATACTGGGATGAGGTCATTGAGCGGATCATGGATGCACCGTGGTGGAGATCTGCAGCCCCGCCATCAGGGCTCGCCCTGAAAGCATGGAACGCTAGAGCAGCTATGCTCGATGCGCTCTTCTACCAGCCAAGAAGCAAATAA